The Citrus sinensis cultivar Valencia sweet orange chromosome 4, DVS_A1.0, whole genome shotgun sequence DNA segment aaatatttactaaacactttaacaacttaattttgaCAACCCGGTTTTGAATGTTTATGCTAAGAATTAAGATGATTATAGAGAAGAAAATTTGGTtattgagaaaattaatttgcagAGCGATTCCGTCGCTACTTGTCAAAATCTACCATATAAGAGTGATTTTGATCAGTTTGAAACATTCACAAACTGATTGTTAACACCAAAAGCTTTCTTGATGGGTATACCCAGATAATCTAATTACTTGAACAGAATTTATATATTGGTTCCTGATTAGCTAAAACTAATTATGGCatggaataaaatgaaatgaaaggTACCAAAATTGACGGATGAAGCGGGGTTACCGCTAATTAACAAGGGGAAGATATTCATATCTAAGACAAGCCCTGTTGCTGTAAAAGAAGCATACCTTAGACAGTTTGAAGAAGATTTCAGCTTGTTTTTGAAGTCACGCTCACAAGAGATGGTGCCCAATGGCCGTCTTGTCTTGGTTTTCAATGGACGGCCATCTGCAGACTTTACAAGAGACTACTGCTATCCAATTCCATGGGAATCTTTATCTGAGGCCATTGCTGCCATGGTCTCTGAGGTACGCAGTAACTTCCAATCTTTTCTAAGTTCACTCAAACTTGATAGAACACTAACACTTTCATTTTGACCttagttaaaatattttatctcttaATTCATTTCGCTCTTGTTACGTACGTTGTCACAAAGATACggtttattatattattgttatcttCTAAATTATGACGTGCGTGATACATACCTCGTTTTAATTATGCGTACAACCCATTTTGAATACTCTAGTGTTAATCAATGTTTTAATGTTAGAAACGAAAtgagatattaaaatttataaccaACTCAAGTCGCGGAAAATTTTcgatagaaataaaattatatgcaattaatattaatctcCTTAACTTTTTAATCAGAGCATTTTCATATTGAGCAATACTCTATTTATAAAGTCTATTGATGTAGTGGTATTTTATTATGTACGTACGCCTCATGCCATTCATtatgtaaaaatgaaataataataaatatccaATTGATTCATGAGGGTTTACagtaaatttttcataattattggGAATACAAATTATTCGTAACTGTTTTGAGTTTTCAGATGAATCAGGTCAAATAGTTAACTAGCGTTAAAGAATCGGTAAATGAACGCAGAGTCAATAATActtgttcttttgtttttttgcaACATGTAGGGACTGATTCAAGAAGAGAAGTTAGACTCCTTTAATGTGCCAGTATATGCCCCATCACAGAAGGAGCTCAAGGGTATAGTGAGCAAAGAGGGATCGTTTGAACTTGAGCAGCTGGAAACATTTCCAATTAATTTTGGAGACAAAAATTTATCGGATAAGCTTTTCAAGAACATGAGATCCGTCACAGAGTCCATGATTTCACACCAATTTGGAGAGGAAATACTTGACAAGCTGTATGACAAGTTCACTCAGATATCAATTGAAGATATGGCTACAAATGAAGAATACAAGGTCCTCAGCTTCCTTGTCGTGCTAAGGAGAAAGGCAACTGAccattgaataataatattatcacaaaataaaaattatacgGTCAGCGCAGTCATTTTCAATAAgaaaattctttcttttatcttgGAGTGCTGCGGTTTCTCTGTCAAGCCCCCAAGTTGTATTGttgcttttctttctttcaataattaggagttgtttgtttttatgtcTCAAGTCTTAATctggtttaatttattatgttttgatatttCATCTTGTTTGTTGTATCTGTGAAGTCTTATTATATGACATTTTTATCtgaataaaaactaaattccAATTTCTATCTAAATGATAGAATATTTGaatggaaaattaatttttttcccacaaATACTCTCATTAGATGC contains these protein-coding regions:
- the LOC102617008 gene encoding probable 7-methylxanthine methyltransferase 5 isoform X2, translated to MSSVIENVLKKCVELNAPIPEFQLYLNDLPGNDFNTLFKGLSSFADRYNDASLFMMGAPGSFYGRLFPTNSLQLAHSSYGVHWLSKVPKLTDEAGLPLINKGKIFISKTSPVAVKEAYLRQFEEDFSLFLKSRSQEMVPNGRLVLVFNGRPSADFTRDYCYPIPWESLSEAIAAMVSEGLIQEEKLDSFNVPVYAPSQKELKGIVSKEGSFELEQLETFPINFGDKNLSDKLFKNMRSVTESMISHQFGEEILDKLYDKFTQISIEDMATNEEYKVLSFLVVLRRKATDH
- the LOC102617008 gene encoding 7-methylxanthine methyltransferase 1-like isoform X1, which encodes MDVKEVLFMNKGDGENSYAQNSPFTQRVIELSKPVLESAVQSLFGEEVIWNKVFNVADLGCASNASTFSVMSSVIENVLKKCVELNAPIPEFQLYLNDLPGNDFNTLFKGLSSFADRYNDASLFMMGAPGSFYGRLFPTNSLQLAHSSYGVHWLSKVPKLTDEAGLPLINKGKIFISKTSPVAVKEAYLRQFEEDFSLFLKSRSQEMVPNGRLVLVFNGRPSADFTRDYCYPIPWESLSEAIAAMVSEGLIQEEKLDSFNVPVYAPSQKELKGIVSKEGSFELEQLETFPINFGDKNLSDKLFKNMRSVTESMISHQFGEEILDKLYDKFTQISIEDMATNEEYKVLSFLVVLRRKATDH